A genomic region of Gemmata massiliana contains the following coding sequences:
- a CDS encoding IS1 family transposase, which yields MKNRLSTEDRVRILRCLCEGCSLRSTSRMVGVSINTVTKLLVGAGKACAKCQYDSMRNLPCKSLQLDEIWAFVAAKEKNVATMAKPVTGAGSIWTWIAICAQTKLVPSWLVGLRDLTDASAFVCDLAGRLANRVQITTDGLKAYVQAMEDGFGGEVDHAVLVKVYGDEARDEARYSPPECVGCQKHASTGEPILSAASTSYIERQNLTLRMRSRRLTRLTNAFSKKLENLEHSIVLHFFAYNFITRHGAIRMPPALKAGVAKGVWAYEQLVELVDRGAAV from the coding sequence ATAAAGAATCGCCTATCCACCGAAGACCGGGTCCGCATCCTTCGCTGCCTTTGCGAAGGATGTTCACTTCGCTCCACGTCCCGCATGGTGGGCGTGTCGATCAACACCGTCACGAAATTGCTCGTGGGCGCGGGCAAAGCGTGCGCAAAGTGCCAGTACGACTCGATGCGGAACTTGCCGTGCAAGAGCCTTCAGTTGGACGAGATTTGGGCGTTCGTAGCGGCAAAAGAAAAGAATGTCGCGACGATGGCGAAGCCGGTCACGGGTGCCGGTTCCATCTGGACGTGGATCGCGATTTGCGCGCAGACGAAGTTGGTGCCGTCGTGGTTGGTCGGGCTTCGCGACCTCACCGACGCCAGTGCGTTTGTGTGCGACCTTGCGGGCCGCTTGGCGAACCGTGTGCAGATCACGACAGACGGCTTAAAGGCATACGTTCAGGCGATGGAAGACGGATTCGGGGGCGAAGTGGATCACGCGGTTCTGGTTAAGGTGTACGGCGACGAGGCGCGAGACGAAGCCCGATACAGCCCGCCCGAATGCGTCGGGTGCCAAAAGCACGCCAGCACTGGAGAACCGATTCTTTCGGCCGCGTCCACCAGTTACATCGAACGACAGAATCTCACGCTGCGAATGCGGAGCCGTCGGCTCACACGCCTCACGAACGCTTTCAGTAAGAAGCTGGAGAACCTGGAACACTCCATCGTGCTTCATTTCTTCGCGTACAACTTCATCACACGACACGGCGCAATTCGGATGCCACCGGCACTCAAGGCCGGGGTTGCGAAGGGCGTGTGGGCATACGAACAGTTAGTGGAACTAGTGGATCGGGGCGCCGCGGTATAA